AAAGATCCTTAGTGTATGAAAAAAGGGGGGATTGGATGGGGGAAGATTTTTTCATGGTTTTTTATTATAATATTCCCATTGCTTTATTTGTTTTTAATATTGATTTTTCAGCATCATCTTCAAGTTCAAGCATTGCACGTATTGCATCAACGTTTTCTGGTACAACGTCTGATTCTTGGTGTACTGCTTGCATGTAGAATAATTCTCCATTTTCAACATTTACTGATTCTTCCCATACTGGAATTTCATACATGTCTCCACGTGAACGTCCAAGGTCTTTTGCATATTCCATAATTTGTGCGGTTGATCCTAGATTTAATGATTTTTTAACAGGAAGTACACGGTATGCTTTTTGGAATGCATCAAGTACATCATCTGTTGTTATTGAATCATCTTCTAATTCTACCATTATGTTATGTGTGTGCATTAGTGTTGTTGGAACAATAAGTGCCATTGTCATAACATTAATGTCATCTATAATTGTTTGTACATCAGGTCCATGGTGTGATGGAACTTCTGTTGTTGGCACTATAGCATTAATAGGTCCACGTTTTACATCATTAGGATCTGCTCCACGTCTTACCATTACTGCTCTAACATTTTTTATACCAGCAATATCTTTTATAGGTTTAAGTGTACGACAAAGAC
The nucleotide sequence above comes from Methanosphaera cuniculi. Encoded proteins:
- a CDS encoding phosphorylating glyceraldehyde-3-phosphate dehydrogenase; amino-acid sequence: MVKNIGINGYGTIGKRVADAVSAQDDMKIVGVTKRSPDYEAKSAVEKGYDLYISVPEREAEFEEAGIEVAGTADELFEKLDLVVDCTPGGVGAANKTDIYEKIGLKAIFEGGEDHDAIGSSFNAEANYASNIGKDYVRVVSCNTTGLCRTLKPIKDIAGIKNVRAVMVRRGADPNDVKRGPINAIVPTTEVPSHHGPDVQTIIDDINVMTMALIVPTTLMHTHNIMVELEDDSITTDDVLDAFQKAYRVLPVKKSLNLGSTAQIMEYAKDLGRSRGDMYEIPVWEESVNVENGELFYMQAVHQESDVVPENVDAIRAMLELEDDAEKSILKTNKAMGIL